TCCCTTAATGCTGTTCGTGGCACAGCAGGGCAGTCGGGGGGACTTCACAGTGTGGGAAGGGCTTCGGAGACAGCGTGCCCACTCTGGAAAGGAAAACCGCCTGATCTCGCCTCTCTGCACAGAGGCTGCCCTCCTTTTCTATTCCCCATCCTGAGGCTGAGTGGAGTCCAGGACAAAGCACTAAGTGGCTGTTTGCTACAGAACACCTGGAGGTGCCAGAGGGTGGCTCTGGGCCCATCTGTCAGTCCAGGCTCCTACACAGTCATCCAGTCACACACACAGCGTTAAGGCGTCTGTGCCAGTGGGCGTGGCCGAACCGGGCCCAGCTTCTCTCGCTCCACCTGCAGAGGGTGAAGGGGGAGAGCCCCTGGCTGCTTCAGAAACGGGCTGAAGGGGGAGAAGCTGGCAACGGAAGAGTTAGCCAGGCCTGGAGAAAGAAgcgggaggaaggcaggcaaggGCTCGCGAGGCCTCTATCCAGGCCTGACGGCTGCCCTTGGAAGTAACCCAACTCAGGTTGGGGAGCCCTGACCATATGCCCCCTGGAAAatgggggacagaaagagaggaagagagcgggGCTAGAGTATTGGGACTTTGGAGGAAGCCAGTGCTATCAATATTTACAAGCATAAAGCCCCATCTTCTGCGCCacctacctctctgcccctcccacagaaAGAAAGGCCCCTGAGAGCCATTGAGGGGGTGCCAAGCCCTCCTCACCAGCCACGCCCCACAGGGAGAGCCCTTCCCTCCGACTGGCCCCGTTTCTGGGCCCCTCAGGAACGTCCGCCTGGCTCTGCTCAGTCGGGAGGAGGAGCCCGGGCCAGACCCCTGGCTCTCCGGCCGGCCCTACGAGTCCTTGAGCATGCTGATGCGTGCGTAGATCTTCAGGGCCGGCCCCAGCTTGATGTTCATGGCGCTCATCAGATGGTCCTCCTTGAGCAGCAGCAGGGCTTGCCCGTCGATCTCCTGGGCGCGGAACTCCTCTGCGATCTCCTGGCAGCCTGAGGGGACACCACCAAGGACCGCATCACCCTGAGCTCCCGCGTTCGCGCTTGGCGGTCACTGCGCGGGAGACGTGCGATCTCATCTAACCCTCCCGGCCGCCCCGCACCTCGAGGAAGGCCATCCTGCCGTCAGAGGCCAAGCGACTCCCCCAGTGGTCCCACCTCCTCATTCACGCGTGTGTCCTCACTGGACCCTCCCCTCAATGGACTGGGCGGACCCAGCGGAGCAACACGGTGCTGCAGGAGTGACCGCGTGTGATTTCCAGGCCTAGGTCACCAAGGGTACAGCAGCTGCCACCTTGCTTTATTTTGGAGGAAGCTGGCGACCGTATCGTGAGGACCCTGGAGCAGCACTCCGAAGAGGCCCAGGTGGACAGGGACTGAGGCCGCCTGGGTGGGGCACCTTGGGACCGGTCCTTCGGCTCCAGACCAGACAACTGCACTCTGGCTGCCATCCCGATGGAGGCCTCGTAAGAGCCCAGGCCAGTGCTGCGCAGCTAAGCCGCATCCCCGACCCGCAGAACCCGGGGTAGCAGCCACTACACTCTGGGGTAACGAATGAAGTTTGGTTCCCGGAAGAGGGGTGCTTCCATGGCCAGGAGGCGGCAGCTGGAAGGACCGTGAGGAGTCAGTGAGGCGTCTCAGACACTCAGAGAGGCTTGAGGCTCGGCGGGAGTCTGACGGCCTGTGAGGAAACTGGGTGAGGCTTCGAGGAAAGTGAGGAAACTGTTCCTGGAAATCGGAAAAAACGGAGCAAATGTGGCCATCCTGCTGCGGGGGTCACGCGGTGAGTTTAACGTGCCTCACGAACTGAGCAATCTGAGAACGTTTCCAGCAGAATGCCAGAGGCTTCGCCTGGCGTCTGATGCTGCTCACAGGAAACTGAGGAGAGGCAAGGAAAAGGCAGAACTGTTCCACATCAAGGAGCTAGGACTGGCTGGTTTGAAAATCGCTAGCCTCTCTGACAGCAAATGAGGCTGAAACTACGAAGTAGTCTCTAGGCAGAGGTCAAAGCCAGGACGTGGGACACGGGCTAGAGACGGAACTGAGGGTGTGATCAATCTTTCGCTAAGACCTTGGAAGCATGAAGGTGCTGCCTCAGAGGGCTCTCTAAGGATGTAATGGGCGTGCCTCACGGATCCTCGCCATTCAACAGCGGAACTTCTGAGAGGTTAGGGGCACTGTCCCCCAGCTTCAGAAGAAGCCGACAGAGAGGAAGGCTTACCTTGGAGCATTTTTGGGTATGGGTTTTGTCTAATGGAGTGAACCCGAACAACTCGCATAGGAAGCCCACAAAGATTTTAAGAGAATCGTACTCGCACAGACACTGCTCCAACCGAAAGGGTCAGAAGTCATAGAAAATGAGGAGCAGTACAAACAGGCTGAGAAAACGCCTCTGCTGAAAGCCCAGGCTGCCTTTCATGGGAAAGAAAGGATGACTCAGAGGGTGGaaccaagaaagggaaagaaagtcaCTCCTAGGCTCTGAGTCCTAATTCGGGAAATGCCAACATGTGTCCGTGCTAGGTTTCGGAACTAGTGCCATGGCTCCTGTATCCCCCGTTTTCCCCTTGTTGAGCAAGCATGCCTACTGCGGTGACCCTGTGCCTGTCCCGCCAGATTTGGGGTTTGTGGAAGGAGACGGGTCACATGTCTCTAGCTCTCAGGTGTTCAGATCGAGAGGAACTGGCCGCAGGAGCTCCTCCACGCCTGGACCTGAGTTCGCTGGTTGAGATCCTGGGCTTTGAGCCCCTGCTGTCATGGAATGAGGCCTatggggtcagggtgggggtgggggtggtctaCTTGAGGGAGGGACATGAATCACTGGGGCCAGTGACTGGGGAACTATGGTAACCGGCCCTCAGACAGCTCCAAATCAACCTGGCTTCCCTTTTATGCCCCCGCAGGCACGACCTGTGTGACAGTGTGAAAGTGACACCACGTGGTTTCGGAATCTAGATCAAAAGGGGCACAGTGGCTTCCACCTGATGTCCCGGACCACCAGCTGTAGGGCAAGCGCTTGCCACGTCCTGGGAACACCCAAGCGTGAGTGGCCCATACTGAGAGGAACTGACACCCGCTGTGGGCAGCCATAGCCTCCTCGAGAATCAGGGCAGTGCGGCACCTCAGAACAGGATTCCGCAGCCCCAGGGAAGCCATATCTTCATCGCAACCTTGTGAGAGGCCCTGGGGcagaactgcccagctgagccACTCCCAGATTCCTTCCCGACAGTGACAGTGTGGGGATATATTCTGGGGGCGCAGCAACAGATGACTAACACACTGAGCTAAGGGGCAGAGCCGGGATGCGAGCCCAGTCCTGACACACAAGGCTGTGCTCTCAACCGCTATTTCCACTCCAGGCTTGGAGTCCCAGGCCTGTGGCGGCCCCTCTGTACCTGGTGTGGCCAGCGGCTGGGTGAGACTGGGCAGAAACAACAGTAGAGAGGTTGTGTGATTCCACGGAGAGCATCTGTGAATAACGTGAGGTTTGCCTTCCAGGGTTCATTTCTCAACCGTAGCCCTCAAAACCACGTGCACTCCCCGCCAGGGTTGTGTGCAGTCCTGGGTACGCGGCAGACTTGCACATCTGTGTGCCTCTGCTCACACGCCCCCCCTGGTGCCATCTCTCCAGCTGGCCGAGGCCTGCCCGCCCGCGGTTTCCAGCTCCCACTGTCCTCTGCTGGCTTTCTCCTTGACAGGTTGCCTACATTCCACTTGgctcctctcacactctgtcccaGGAGAGACACAGGGTCGACTCACCATCCCCTCTGCATTTCACACAGCCGGCTCACCATGGCAGCAAATACACCTCATTACAGGCACAGGATTTAACTTACAGTTGTGTTCTGAACTAGAAAGTACACTCTTCCAGGCGGGAACCTCACTGACTCATCTCTGCACTCCCATTCGTGAGCCTGAGTCATCAACTGAGTCATTtcctggttgggggaggggaggtctctccctctctcccatgcGATGCTATCCCGGGCAGGTGTGGGACTGTCAGGGGTCTTACCTGGCAGGGAGCGGATGAACTCGTAGACATCTTCTACATTCCATTTGGTGGGCTCGCTTGGTAGGAAGTGGTGCCCCATGCCCACCAGGTCCCGCATGTGCATGTCAGGGAGCTCCAGGTCCCGCTGGCCTTGTCGCCGGCGGGAGGTGGACGAACTGGCTGAGATGGGTGACAGGGGCTCCTCATAGCTTGAGTTATCCGAGCAACGGCTGGAGTCTTCCTGGCTGTGTGTCAGCTGCAACGCGGCCGTGACCGAGAGGGGCACGGTGCCTGTTggctggggggcagagagaatggttGGCTTCCTGATGGGAGAACCACCCACGTCTAGCAGAGTGACAGGCAAAGCAAGTGGTGTCCTCCTTCTACTTGGTCCATGACTACATACCTTCGAATTCCTAGATCAAAGCATCTTCCGGGCTGTCCCCTCTCTGGTCCTCCCAGTACTGGCACGTGCACCACACTGCACGGCAATGACCTGACTCTATGTCTGTTGTTTCTTCTAGATGTGGGGTTTTAAACCAGGGCTCTATGGGTTTCAGGGGTGGTCTACGAAACAGCACGGAGAATTTCCTGGGCATGTGCATGTTGGATGGCAGCTTTCCTCAGAGTCTTAAAGAGGTTTATGACCCAAGTGACAATAAGCAGCAAAAATACATCAGGTTCTGAAATGTCCCACTAGGCCGTGGGCTCCCGCAGGGTGACTTAGAGCCTTAGTGCCTCACAGAGCTACAGCGCCTCTTAGCATACGGCTGGGGCTACAAAATAGTTAACGAATGAATACCCATGGTCCTGGTAGAGGCTTCAAGAACTCAGTGCTCTGTGTTTGAGGAGGcaatgacggggcgcctgggtggctcggttggttaaacggccatcttcggctcaggtcatggtctcacggttcgtgagttcgagccccgtgtcgggctctgtgctgacagctcagagcctggagcctgcttcggattctgtgtctccctctctctctgtccctcccccgctcatgctctttctctcttactcaaaaataaacattaagaaaaaaaacaaaaagagccaATGAGATGTGGGGGAAAGGGTATAGgctgcctccccaccccgccctccatGTGAGACATGAGATAACCGGGACGGTTTGTCTCTTCACAGGGCCAGGCAGAGGAGACCCCACTTCCATGCTCCCAGAAGGATGGAAGCAAACTGGaaggggagaggtgaggaaggggcAAGGGAAACCACCCCTAAGCATCCATGGGTCCAAATGCAAGGGCCCCTTAAGGGACCTGAGAAGGTTGTGAGAAATGAGGACATAACAGAGTATACTTAGTCAGCAGTGGGAAAGGCATGCGGGTGTCCCGGGCCTGTTAAGAAGGGAAGTTGGCGGGGACTTGTGTCAAGCCGGCATCTCACCTGCTTCTTGGTATCCTTGGTAAGTGGTGGCAGACTGGCTTTGCTGGCCCGGCGGCGGTTGTGGGTCGTGGCTCCTGCCTTCTGAAGCTTGCTCCGGTCCGAGTGGAAAAGCCCCACTCGTTTGGTGCACCCCACGTTGTACCTGCCAGAGTCGGGGAAGGACGGAAGTCAGAGCACAGTCATGGGGAGTACGGGCCTCGGGCAGCATGACAGCAGCCGGGCTCTCCAGCAACACCTGAGTCTGTCTATTTGCGCCGATCCTGGGTCTACCACTGactgctagctgtgtgactctgggtaaGCCACTggatctctgagcctcagtttcctcatctggagcTGGGAATGAGACGGCTCACTTCCCGAACTCGGTCCAACAGTGACATGAGCTAACATGTGGCAAGTGCTCAACATGACAACTCAGGTTCATGCGAAGAACTCGTGGCCGACATGGTCTACACTGAACGTCACTGGTGCCAGAAGACAGCTGCCTGCAGTCCTGCTGGGAGGTACAGGCGCACCTCACAGACACTGCGGGGTCGGTTCCAGAGAGGACTCGCAATAAAGAGAGTCAGATGACTTCTGTTTGTTCCCTGATGCATATAAAAGTAAGGTTTACGTTACACTGGAGTTTATTAAgcatgcaatagcattatgtctaaaaaaaaccaatgtacatgccttaatttaaaaacaccttattgctggggcgcctgggtggctcagttggttaagcgtctgacttaggttcaggtcacgacctcacagtttgtgagttcaagccccgcgtcaggctctgtgctgacagctcagagcccggagcctgctttggattctgtgtctccctctctctctgccccttccctgctcgtgctctctctctctctctctctctctcaaaaataaacattaaaaaaattttataaaataaaaaaataccttattgCTAAAAAtcgctaaccatcatctgagctttcagtgagtcataaatAACCTTTTTGCTGATGGAGGGTTTCGCCTCGATGCCAACAGCTGCTCGCTGATCAGGGTGGtgggtgctgaaggctggggcAAGTTCCTAAAATAAGACAACGATGAAGTCTGCCATGGTGATGGACTCTCCCTTTCATGGGCGATTTCTTTGTCACGTgcaatgctgtttgatagcatatTCCTCACAGAACTGCTTTCAAAATTGGGactcctctcaaaccctgccactgctttatcaactcaGTTTATgtaatcctttgttgtcatttcaacaatcttcacaagcatcttcaccaggagatTCCACCCACCACGTTCTTACTTTCTTTGCTCCTCTATAAGAAGCCACTCCTCATCCACTCAAGTTGCATCACGAGATGGTAGCAACCCCGCCCCGTCTTCAGGCTCCACTCCTCATTCaggttctcttgctatttccaccacatctacaaggacttcctccactgaagtcttgaacccctcacgGTCATCCATGAGGGtgggaatcaacttcttccaaactccatTAATGTTGCTATTTTGAGCACGTCCCATGCATCCTGAATATTCTTAAAGGCATCTAGAATGACAaatcctttccagaaagtttttaATGGACTCTTCCCAGATCCACCATCCCGATCTATGGCAGCTAGGGTTTTACgaaatgcacttttaaaaaagacctgaggggcgcctgggtggcgcagtcggttaagcatccgacttcagccaggtcacgatctcgtggtccgtgagttcgagccccgcgtcaggctctgggctgatggctcggagcctggagtctgtttccgattctgtgtctccctctctctctgcccctcccctgttcatgctctgtctctctctgtcccaaaaataaataaacgttgaaaaaaaaattttttttaataaaaaagacctgaaagtcaaaatgaccccttgatccatgggctacaGAATGGATGATATATTTGTTAGCAGGCATGGAAACAACATGAAATCTCATTGCCATCTCCATCAGAGCTTGTGGGTGACCAGGTGCACTCTCAGTGAGTGGtgacattctgtatttttttttttaatgtttattttggggggggaggggcgagagagagggagacacagaatccaaagcaggctccaggctctgagctgtcagcacagagcctgacgtggggcttgaactcacagactatgagatcatgacttgaactgaagtcagacacttaaccgactgagccacccaggctccttgaGCAGtgatattctgaaaaaaaatctttttttcctgagcagtaaGTCTCAACAGtggacttaaaatatttactaaaccaTGCcataaacagatgtgctgtcatccaggctttgttgttccactgacagagcacaggcagagtagatgtagcataattcttaagggatGTTCAGAATGGTCCATGGGCATAGACTTCAATTTCCAACAactcaccagctgcattagcccctaacacgACAGTCAGCCTGTCCTCTGAAGCTATGACGCCAAGCACAGACTTCTCTCTAGCTACGCAAGTCCTAGACGGTGTCTTCTTCCAATAACAGGCTGTTTTGTctgcattgaaaatctgttgtttagcaCGGCCACCTTCCTGAATTACTGTAGCCGGATCTTCTGGGTAACtggctgcagcttctacatcagcacctgCTGCCTCACTATGCATTTTTATAAAACGAGATGGCTTCTTCCCTTAaatctcatgaaccaacctcagccagcttcagatttttcttctgcagcttcctctcctctctcagcttcacagaattgaagagagtcggggccttgctctggattagactgtggcttaagggaatgttggggctggtttgatcttctatgtAGACCACTCAAAGTTTGTCCATATCcgcaataaggctgttttgctttctt
This Lynx canadensis isolate LIC74 chromosome C1, mLynCan4.pri.v2, whole genome shotgun sequence DNA region includes the following protein-coding sequences:
- the PHC2 gene encoding polyhomeotic-like protein 2 isoform X2 — its product is MTSGNGNSASSITGTAPQNGENKPPQAIVKPQILTHVIEGFVIQEGAEPFPVGRSSLLVGNLKKKYAQGFLPEKLPQQDHTTTTDSEMEEPYLQESKEEGTPLKLKCELCGRVDFAYKFKRSKRFCSMACAKRYNVGCTKRVGLFHSDRSKLQKAGATTHNRRRASKASLPPLTKDTKKQPTGTVPLSVTAALQLTHSQEDSSRCSDNSSYEEPLSPISASSSTSRRRQGQRDLELPDMHMRDLVGMGHHFLPSEPTKWNVEDVYEFIRSLPGCQEIAEEFRAQEIDGQALLLLKEDHLMSAMNIKLGPALKIYARISMLKDS